One genomic window of bacterium includes the following:
- a CDS encoding RluA family pseudouridine synthase gives MNKLSDKPDRKLVTLTVPADAVSQRLDSWIAAQPELALSRTKVQRLIEDGEILVNGQREQTKYLIQGGESIAVLIPLPPSTDVVGEKIALDIVYEDEYLAVINKPVGMITHPAAGVYSGTLVNALVHHFKSLPKIQGAERPGIVHRLDKNTSGLLLVAKQEETLLNLQRMLEAREIKRTYLALVCGHMPNPAGKIDLKVGRSQRDRTRMAVTETGREAVTEYQLKERFRSVELHEVRLQTGRTHQIRVHFSHLGHPVMGDPEYGGREKWVRGIFAPERLLARKLLSILDHQALHACQLALKHPQTGEQLLFQAEVPGDYQTVLALLRSQPT, from the coding sequence ATGAATAAACTGTCAGACAAACCGGACAGAAAGCTGGTGACGTTGACTGTCCCCGCGGATGCAGTCTCGCAACGGCTGGATAGCTGGATCGCGGCACAGCCGGAACTTGCCCTGTCGCGCACCAAGGTGCAGCGTCTGATCGAGGACGGGGAGATTCTGGTGAATGGACAGCGCGAGCAGACCAAGTACCTGATACAAGGTGGTGAGTCGATCGCGGTGCTGATCCCGTTGCCGCCCTCGACCGATGTCGTCGGCGAGAAGATAGCTCTCGATATTGTGTACGAAGATGAGTATCTGGCGGTGATCAATAAGCCGGTCGGCATGATCACACATCCGGCGGCAGGAGTTTATTCAGGGACATTGGTCAATGCGCTGGTGCATCATTTTAAATCGCTTCCCAAAATTCAGGGGGCGGAGCGGCCGGGGATAGTCCATCGGCTAGACAAAAATACTTCGGGGCTGCTCTTGGTCGCCAAGCAGGAAGAGACGCTGCTGAATCTGCAGCGCATGCTGGAAGCGCGGGAGATCAAGCGGACGTACCTTGCGCTCGTCTGCGGGCATATGCCGAATCCGGCGGGGAAGATCGATCTGAAGGTGGGGCGGTCGCAACGTGACCGGACGCGGATGGCAGTGACTGAGACTGGGCGCGAGGCGGTGACGGAGTATCAACTCAAGGAGCGGTTTCGCTCGGTGGAATTGCATGAAGTGCGGTTGCAAACGGGTCGGACACATCAGATACGCGTGCATTTTTCGCATCTGGGACATCCGGTGATGGGGGATCCGGAGTATGGCGGGCGGGAGAAATGGGTGCGAGGGATATTCGCGCCGGAGCGACTGCTTGCACGTAAGTTGCTCTCGATATTGGATCACCAGGCATTGCACGCGTGCCAACTGGCGCTGAAACATCCGCAGACGGGAGAGCAGTTGTTGTTTCAGGCGGAGGTCCCGGGGGATTATCAGACGGTGTTGGCGCTGCTGCGGAGTCAGCCGACGTAG
- a CDS encoding MarR family transcriptional regulator yields MKRAAALKSGERQALETYTVLVRGTESATSRIHKYLDELGLTISQFGVLEALYHLGPLCQKDLAAKILKTSGNLTMVIDNLEKSALVRRVKDEKDGRVWNISLTDAGKKLIARIFPKHASIVEKEMAVLSQAEQKTLAKLCKKLGLGR; encoded by the coding sequence ATGAAACGGGCAGCAGCATTGAAATCGGGGGAGCGGCAGGCGCTGGAGACATATACCGTCTTAGTACGGGGGACTGAATCAGCGACCTCGCGCATTCACAAATATCTTGATGAGCTGGGGCTGACGATCAGTCAGTTCGGCGTGCTCGAGGCGCTCTATCATCTCGGGCCACTTTGCCAGAAGGATCTGGCTGCCAAAATACTCAAGACCTCCGGCAATCTCACAATGGTGATCGACAATCTGGAGAAGTCGGCGTTGGTGCGTCGGGTGAAGGATGAAAAAGATGGCCGCGTCTGGAATATCTCGCTGACCGATGCCGGGAAGAAGCTGATCGCGCGGATATTCCCGAAGCATGCATCGATAGTCGAAAAAGAGATGGCGGTGCTATCGCAGGCGGAGCAGAAGACGTTAGCGAAGTTGTGTAAGAAGCTGGGGCTGGGGAGATAG
- a CDS encoding TatD family hydrolase has product MIDSHCHLDSRVYNHEIEPLLAQAKASGVDTVVTIGADMESSENVVAIAAKYEMVYGTVGIHPHDATTCDAKALTRLRELAKREKIQAIGEIGLDYYRDMSPRPVQKRAFGEQLDLAVELKMPVVIHTREAFEDTLEIIKPYAKNLPGGVFHCFPGNAEDAAKVFDLGFVVSVGGVITFPKAGMAEMAKQVPLDRIILETDSPYLTPVPFRGKTNAPAYVALVAEALATLRGITKAEVVRVTDRTCRKLYRMVETFGG; this is encoded by the coding sequence ATGATCGATTCACACTGTCATCTCGATTCACGAGTATACAATCACGAGATAGAGCCGCTCCTGGCGCAGGCAAAAGCGTCGGGAGTGGATACCGTCGTTACGATCGGCGCGGATATGGAATCCTCGGAAAATGTCGTGGCGATCGCGGCAAAGTATGAGATGGTGTACGGGACAGTGGGGATACATCCGCATGACGCCACGACATGCGATGCAAAGGCGCTGACACGACTCCGTGAACTTGCGAAGCGCGAGAAGATCCAGGCGATCGGTGAGATCGGATTGGATTACTATCGCGATATGTCGCCGCGACCGGTGCAGAAGCGGGCTTTTGGCGAGCAGTTGGATCTGGCGGTCGAACTCAAGATGCCGGTGGTGATCCATACGCGCGAGGCGTTTGAAGATACGCTCGAGATAATCAAGCCTTACGCCAAAAATCTTCCGGGCGGGGTTTTTCACTGTTTTCCCGGCAATGCTGAGGATGCCGCGAAAGTATTCGACCTGGGATTTGTGGTGTCGGTCGGCGGCGTGATAACATTTCCGAAAGCGGGAATGGCCGAGATGGCGAAACAGGTGCCGCTGGATAGGATCATTCTCGAGACAGATTCACCCTATCTGACCCCGGTGCCGTTTCGGGGAAAGACCAATGCGCCGGCGTATGTGGCATTGGTGGCAGAGGCGCTGGCAACACTGCGCGGAATCACCAAAGCGGAAGTGGTCCGCGTGACTGACCGAACCTGCCGCAAACTCTACCGGATGGTAGAGACCTTTGGCGGATAA
- a CDS encoding DUF1801 domain-containing protein — MAEPKTRPTKASVTKFIHAIADEQRRADCKKISAMMKRITGEKPVMWGEYIVGFGSVNLTYANGSVLDWPIIGFSPRKQALTLYVITGKEKPELMKRLGKHSTGKVCLYIKRLADVDFSALEELVTQTVAINRKRYSEAKKQLTK; from the coding sequence ATGGCAGAACCGAAAACCAGACCGACCAAAGCGAGTGTGACCAAGTTCATCCACGCAATCGCCGATGAACAGCGCCGAGCCGACTGCAAAAAGATATCGGCAATGATGAAGCGGATCACCGGGGAGAAGCCGGTGATGTGGGGAGAGTATATCGTTGGATTCGGTTCGGTGAATCTAACCTACGCCAATGGCAGTGTGCTGGATTGGCCGATAATCGGGTTCTCGCCGCGCAAACAAGCCCTGACGCTGTATGTCATCACCGGGAAAGAGAAACCGGAACTGATGAAGCGATTGGGGAAGCACTCAACCGGAAAGGTCTGTCTTTATATCAAGCGGCTGGCGGATGTTGATTTTAGCGCGCTTGAGGAATTGGTGACTCAGACAGTGGCGATCAATCGGAAGCGTTATTCAGAAGCGAAGAAGCAACTCACAAAATAG
- the rsmA gene encoding ribosomal RNA small subunit methyltransferase A yields the protein MAAYFAKKRLGQHFLTSEKIVSRMVDLISPKAEQTILEVGPGRGVLTLPLAESGANLWAVEFDRDLIGTLERLLDPYKNATLINKDFLAFHPEDYELQSFLLVGNLPYNITSPIIDWCIRYYDRIQMAVFMVQREMAWRITGSPGSKDWSPIGIFTQLHFDATYCFDVPQHAFTPPPEVVSAVIKLEPWPTIPKFNIEKLEKVVRASFTQRRKTLINNLVPNLIADATKLKIILAQLDLTENCRAEELSIAQFAKLSEMLIPSSPGAHE from the coding sequence ATGGCAGCATATTTCGCGAAAAAGCGGCTCGGACAACATTTCCTGACATCGGAGAAGATCGTCAGCCGGATGGTCGACCTGATCAGTCCGAAAGCAGAGCAGACGATTCTCGAAGTCGGGCCGGGGCGTGGTGTATTGACCTTGCCGCTGGCGGAGTCCGGCGCCAATCTCTGGGCGGTCGAGTTCGACCGCGACCTGATCGGGACACTTGAGCGGCTGCTTGATCCGTACAAAAACGCGACGTTGATCAATAAGGATTTTCTGGCGTTTCATCCCGAGGATTATGAACTCCAGTCGTTCTTGTTGGTGGGGAATCTTCCGTATAATATCACCTCACCGATCATCGACTGGTGCATTCGCTATTATGACCGGATCCAGATGGCGGTTTTCATGGTGCAACGCGAGATGGCCTGGCGCATCACCGGCTCGCCGGGGAGCAAGGATTGGTCGCCGATAGGGATCTTCACGCAGTTGCATTTTGACGCGACCTACTGTTTTGATGTTCCGCAGCATGCCTTCACGCCGCCGCCTGAGGTGGTCAGCGCGGTGATCAAACTGGAGCCGTGGCCGACCATCCCGAAGTTCAATATCGAAAAACTTGAAAAGGTGGTGCGCGCCTCGTTCACCCAACGGAGAAAAACGCTTATCAATAACCTGGTACCAAACCTGATCGCCGATGCGACCAAACTCAAGATCATCCTGGCTCAACTCGACCTGACTGAGAACTGTCGGGCGGAAGAGCTGTCGATCGCGCAGTTCGCCAAATTGAGTGAAATGCTGATCCCATCATCTCCGGGTGCGCATGAATAA
- a CDS encoding CPBP family intramembrane metalloprotease, with product MKGPAALLVKLIDQNPLISFFVLTYVFTWSLLPLAATSIPASLVALCGPAFAAMVVAACEKQRERREFYARVTDWRIPPGWYLLALLLPLPITVFRSYLEQLLGAQGEMVIQPISVLGLIVFVLVAGEEIGWRGFALPRLIPRFGNFGASVILGVIWAFRHLPLFYMPSMPQFGGPFLPYIAYTVSLSLILTFLSLGSRGSVVIATLFHGAVNTIGLTNGAASHEMRGYSNALSYGLAAVLIFAVIWYRQKRNQSMPLQS from the coding sequence GTGAAGGGTCCGGCAGCTCTACTGGTGAAACTGATCGATCAAAATCCCCTCATCAGCTTTTTCGTGCTAACGTACGTTTTTACCTGGTCATTGCTCCCCCTGGCGGCGACCTCCATTCCCGCAAGTCTGGTCGCGCTCTGTGGTCCGGCATTTGCGGCGATGGTGGTCGCAGCATGCGAGAAGCAAAGGGAGAGGCGCGAATTCTACGCTCGCGTGACCGACTGGCGCATCCCCCCGGGTTGGTACCTGCTGGCGCTGCTTCTTCCACTGCCAATCACTGTTTTCCGAAGTTATCTGGAGCAATTACTTGGGGCGCAGGGTGAGATGGTCATTCAACCGATCTCAGTGCTCGGGTTGATTGTATTCGTTTTAGTGGCGGGGGAGGAGATTGGCTGGCGAGGATTTGCGTTGCCCCGACTCATCCCTCGCTTTGGGAACTTTGGCGCCAGCGTGATCTTGGGAGTGATCTGGGCGTTCAGGCATCTTCCGCTTTTCTATATGCCAAGTATGCCGCAGTTTGGCGGCCCCTTCCTGCCGTATATTGCTTACACCGTATCGCTCTCGCTCATCTTGACTTTTCTCTCCCTGGGGAGTCGCGGGAGTGTGGTGATAGCGACTCTTTTTCACGGGGCTGTCAACACGATCGGTCTGACCAACGGTGCCGCAAGTCACGAAATGCGGGGTTACAGCAATGCGCTGAGTTATGGTCTGGCAGCGGTACTTATTTTCGCGGTGATCTGGTATCGTCAGAAACGAAATCAATCGATGCCGCTACAAAGTTGA
- a CDS encoding HNH endonuclease, giving the protein MESPLVSRNVLMLNQNYEPLSICSARRAIILLFQGKAEMIETADGLKLRSVNSAWPLPSIVRLWSYKKVPYKRIMLTRKNILTRDSHRCQYCGITKGPMTVDHIIPKMHKGADSWENLVCACVKCNNRKGDRSPEQAGMTLLKRPTRPTHIHFIQRYIGVSDHRWRQYLFMD; this is encoded by the coding sequence ATGGAAAGTCCGCTAGTCAGTCGAAATGTTCTGATGTTAAATCAGAACTACGAGCCATTATCCATCTGTTCCGCCCGTCGCGCCATCATTCTCCTTTTCCAGGGCAAAGCTGAAATGATCGAGACCGCGGATGGCCTCAAGCTACGTTCGGTTAATTCCGCCTGGCCGCTCCCTTCGATCGTCCGCCTCTGGTCCTACAAAAAGGTCCCCTACAAACGGATCATGCTGACGCGCAAAAATATCCTCACGCGCGACAGCCACCGTTGCCAGTACTGCGGCATCACCAAGGGGCCGATGACCGTCGACCATATCATCCCGAAAATGCACAAGGGGGCCGATTCCTGGGAAAATCTGGTTTGTGCCTGTGTGAAATGCAACAACCGGAAGGGAGATAGGTCACCGGAACAGGCCGGCATGACTCTGCTGAAACGCCCGACTCGTCCGACCCATATACATTTCATCCAGCGCTATATCGGTGTCTCCGACCATCGCTGGAGGCAATACTTATTTATGGATTGA